The Eublepharis macularius isolate TG4126 chromosome 12, MPM_Emac_v1.0, whole genome shotgun sequence genomic sequence ATCAAAATACAGTCAGAAGAAGGTGATTAGAACAGGACCCAAACGTCATTCATGGTTTTTGAGTTCATACATCTGTTTAATGAattagtttatttaaaatatttgtctgCATCCTTTCCACCTAGCTTAAGGTCCTCAAGGTGGTGAACAATCCAAACAGTGTGTAAAATACATATAcgacaattaaataaaacatatacgacaattaaataaaacatataaacacataaatacCCAGGCTGGCAAACAGGGAGGTGGGCCCATGAGAGTTTGtgaaggaatgccaaacaaaacaaaaaagtcttcacacaCTGGCAGGAAGATAgacaatctccctggggagggaattttaGAGTTTGGACACCATAACCAAGAATGCTTTTcccttataaaaaaaaaaaaaaaaccctttctatcTTGTCTTACTTGCAGAGCAGATTGTAGTAAACTTACAACTAACAATCCGTAAATACTATCTAACAAGTCACTCAGAACATTGTTAGAAAGCCACCAGAATCTGGTATGTTGGCCAATATTTAAAGGCAGAAACAGCAATTCCTTAACCTAGTAGCAGCAATGCCATCTTCAGGCAACTTCATTGGTGCCACCTGGGAGGTTGTTTCTTCAGGGTATGTAGGATTGGAAACCTTGGAGAAACAAAGTCCTTTTGAGAGGGgtgtctctttgtgtgtgtgtgtgtgtgtgtgtgtgtgtgtgtgtgtgtgagagagagagagagagagagagagagagagagagagtgtgtgtgtgtgtgtttttggtcTTGCTGCCCTCTTATGGCTGTTGTGGAACATTACAAGCCCTAGGAAAAACAGGTGAAGAGCTTTTCTGGGTGATAGGATATGATATGGCCAAAACAAGGCTGCAAGATTTAATCAATTAACTGATTTTAACAAATCATCCTTAGCTCAAAAATAagccctccaccaccacacagcatttttttttaaatttgtaaaaattattttaaatataaaaatcacTGACAATGGCCATTTTAGAAGAGGCCTTCCCTCTAGGGTGAGCAGTAGcaatgcctcttctaagaggaTGAAGTTGACAATTCTGGGGCAGAGGTGCCTAGGCAGCCTGAACATTGGAAAGGAATGAGACTTGGGTTGAAAAAATAGACACAAACAAAAAGAAGATTAGGCGCTTCTAGATCAGGACAGAAGTGTAAGGACTGGAAGCCAGAACACCTAAGTTCTATTTTCCATTTACTCTTCCTGCAGCTGGAGCTGCCCCCGATCCTAGCAGATCAACAGCCTGTCGTGTTGTCATCCACCCCTGAGTCCGAATTCCCTCTCCAAGGGGAAAGCCCTCTGGCCAAGCCCTCAATTTCACTTCTCAAGGTAGGCTGCCGGCTTGTGGTGACTTGCACCTCCATTGCACAGGGCTGCCCTGCATAAGGCGAATCTCGACTCCCATGGAGCTCTGGTGGCTCCAGTGAGAGCGCAGCCCTCAAGTCCATCAGCccattggtacttttcctggtggccttaatggccagtcTGGCCATGTTTGTTTTATATCTTGCTTTGCCAGCACCATCTTTGAGGCTGAAGCTGCTACAAAGCAGTGAGGAGAAATCAGTATCAAATTATGACCCCAAACACTTAAGAACCACGCGAGGTCCTCAGTCCTAAGAATCCAATGGAAAACAGATGCCTGGGCTGGCCCCTCCCTCTGTTACTGGTTagagtgtggtatagtggttatagtGGAGGGCTAGGTCTGGGTGACATGAGTTCTTATTCCCACTCTGTTAtcaaagctctctgggtgactataggccagtcactcactcttaccctaacctacttcacaggcaaaataaaaaagagtccagtagcacctttagccaactttactgtagcataagctttcgagaaccacagttctcttcgtcagatgcatctaacgaagccgcagactaacacggctaactcctctggacctactTCACAGATATGCTGTTGTAGGGATCAGGTAGAAGAATGGAGAACAgtgttgtaagatgctttggatccccattggggaggaaagcagggtatGAATAAAACAAGCACATACTGACCTTCGTGCTGTAGGCCTAGGAATTGtgggggaaaatgggggggggattacTTCCACTCTAACCATTAAACACAATTGCTACCTATGAGTTTCCTACTCTCTCTTACCTAGAGGTCTCTGCCTTTTTTCTCCTAGGTCCCTCCCAAGGTTCCCGAGGCTAGGAAACCACCACGCCCTAAGAAGGTGAAGGAACCACGGCCCAAGGTGAAGAAACTGAAGTATCACCAGTATATGCCCCCAGACCAGAAAGGGGAGCAGGTGCCGGTGCCCATGGATGCAGCCTACGCTCGCCTCTTGCAGCAGCAACAGGTTTTCCTGCAGCTCCAGATTTtgaaccagcagcagcagcccacgcCGACATCACCTGCGACCTTCTGCGTTCAAACCCTCCATACTGTCCCTGCCAGGTAACACTCCACTAAGAGTTATCATATAGGTGCAAATCACAGTGAATTTGTACAGACAGTTTACCAGTAGGGCTCCAACTGGATATGCCTATACTCATGACCATCTGACTTGAAGTTACCAGTTATTGTATTGTTGTTAATACTCCAGAGCAAAGAAAACCCGCAGCTATGTTCTTGGAGGCTGCTCTGTCTTCTCAGTATCAATCTATGCGCAGGGCGTGTGTCTTTCTACACAACTGACCTCCTAAGCAAGGGTGCCCAACTGGCTGCTTATAAGCCAGAGAAGATCCTGGAAGCCCTTTTATTGGGCCTCTTAGCAGGTCTTCCACATTTGAATCAAGAGAGCTGTAGGAGCTCTGCCCACTTTAAAGGCAATTCCTTGCTCTGATAACTTGATTGAATCACTGGCTCATGTATTGTTTCATTGTAGATTTTATATTCAAGAACGCCTGGATTTACTGGAACCTGTTTGGGCTGATAAAAATGGTTTTCTGAGCAGAAGAGTCTTAAAAGCTTATTGGCTGGGATTGGCCAAAGAATCACTGTACAAGTAGCTAAGCTTCCATCCTCTGCTATGAAAACATGGGCTGAGATCATGTCCTATGTATAATTTTCTGAAAACCTCTAACCCTTTTCATTGTCTGATGTACTTGGATGAATGATATATGTAGAGATATAATTTTAGGTAATTAATTAAGATTGTTCTGCTTTTGTATGGCTTATGGGCCGTAatagtttggtgtcatggttaaagtgttggacttggatctggaagacccaagttcaaatccctactctgccatggaaacttgctgagtgaccttgggccagtcacacactctcagcctaacccacctcacagggttgttgcgaggatacaatggaggaaaggagaattatgtaaccCACTTGGggtcttcactggggagaaaatgaagtaaataaataaataaataacaacgaTTGACTGATGGAATTTAAAGGCAAACTTTCATGAGAGAGGGACATAATTCACACTTCAATGTGTCCTCTCCCTGTGTGTTTCAGATAAACAATGGCCTGGCTATGCTGGAGGGCCTGTTTTGGTGCTCCTGTAAGTGGAAGTTGCACATTGATTCTAAATCTGGATCCCCTCTTATcaggtgcctgccaatggcaggtaATCCCAGCCATTCCCGCCTCTGCCTGCTGATCaccagctgattggcaggaggaAGCAGGGCTGGCAGGCCTGGGGAAAGGGAACGCACGGGGGGAGATAGGCCAGAGAAATGGGCGTGCGTTTTGTGGCTcccgatgatatcacttctggtataACCTGAAAGCAATGGCTTTGTGCCAGGGCTAATTCTTTAACAATCTGCCCAAATCATTAAAGAATCGGCCCTGGTGGGATGCCATTGTCCAGGGATGCTCCTTTgcgtcatcatggctagtagccatcgaTGGACCTGCTGGTTGCTGGAAGTCAATCAAGGAACGGTGGACAAGATGGGCTTTGATTTGTTCCAGACTGGCACTCCTTGTGTTTCTCAGCAACAGTCCATGTTCAGGATCACTTAATACAGAGCAGTTATATCCCCTCTGGAGCAGCTGGGCAAATACAACACTGTCCAGTGTGCTCGAGTGGGACCACCTTAGCCATCTCTTGCTTCTCTTCCAAGATGAAGCACAGACAACATCGGGGGCTCTTGTTGGCTCAGGATGGAAAGAACAACTGGATATTCATCGTtcactctctctttcccttttttctgtgTCCAGCAGTGCCCCAGAAcacctgctgagcttccctgggaCTTCCACCCCACCAAGtgggccccctcctcctcctcctccacttcctcttCCGTCTCCATCCACGCCGACCTCCCCTTCACCTCCCAAGCCGGAACTGTTGCCTGCCAACTTGGAGGAGCTAACAGTGagttgggctggggctggggaagtAGAATGCTGATCGTAGCCTTCCAGATTCTGTACCAAGGCAACTAAAATACTGCAActggaataaattatgcaaacaaGGCCCACTTGCTCATAGTTTCTTCGTCGTCATCTTCGTCGTTTGTCTTATTCATCGTTTATTTTTCCTCCAGGATCCAGGTTTTCAAATAATCTGGAATTCTATGGAGAGAAGTCTAGAAAAGAGTGGAAAAGTCTGAAGATAGGAGAACGGATGGGTGGTGCTAGGATGCACGAGAGAACCACAAAGTGTAATGAAACTGAACAGTGCCCAGTATGCTTTACTGAGCTGACATGATTCAGTTGTGGAACTGCAGATTTCATACGCCCCTGCCTATCATGCcccctatttgtttatttattttggggGAGGAGTTTATACACAGCTTTTCCAACTTGGGTTACGAGAACAAGAGAGGGAGGGAATTTAAAACTCataaaatcaatacaaaataAGCTAAAAACTAAGTTATAATCAGCGTGTCAAAAACATAAGGCAGTGATATGCAAACATTTTGGAAGTGGGCCTGGTTTGTTAGCGGGGATGATATTTTTGTAGTGTTTTGGGATGCTTTTCTCTTAATACTTAATTGTTTGTGGCCATTGGTTGCCAGGTTTCGGAACTCCGCCAGCAGCTCCGTAAACGGGGCCTACCCGTTTCGGGAACCAAGCCAGCCCTGCTAGAGCGCCTTAAGCCTTACCAGGTGGCCCGAGCCAAGCCTCCACCGGTCCCGCTTTCCAGCACTCGTTTGGCATCTTCAGACCTGGACGAAGAGGCCCAAGTCTTGCAGGACAAGCAACGGGTGACTGAGAATCTGGCGCTGAAGCTCCACCGGGAGCAGAAACACCACGACAACGACCTCCAAGTGGAGCTGGAGATGCACAAGCGGATCAAGAATCGCCGCAAGGGAGGGTTGCCGTCACCCGGCCAGCAGGGGGCACCACCACCTTATATTGCGAAGAGAGAGTGCaccaaggaggggggaggcagagaggaCAGCTTCATGGTGAGCAAGCTGGCATTCTTGATCCACACAAAGGGGAGGGGGTCTCTTGGTTGGCTGTGCGGAGGTCTCATGGTTTGGAACAGAGAAGATGGACCACCAGGGTTTGGAAGTCATGGTTGCTACATCTCCTCAATCTGGAGAAGTTTTGCTGGGACTTGTTTGGATCTAATGAGGATGGTTCTTACAGGAATCTGATTGCCTGTGCATGTTGTTTTCCTCTTTTCTGGAGTTCAGAGGGGGCAGCAATTTCCTTAACGCTATCTGCTGGTAAGGGAtgtctgaagctgccttataccctAGGCCCATCTAACTCAGTGACTGGCTTAGGCAAAGAAAATTGTTTTCCAAGATTTGctgcttttagctggagatgacCTTCTGTAGGATTGACCTTCTGTATACCAGGCATGTGTTCTACCTCTGAACCACAGCCCTTCCGAAGCTCTTATCCCCAACCCTCCTTCTTTCTGCCTTGGATGACTCCAAAACCTATTGGGTGGTAGTCAGCAAGCGGCCAAAAATTCCAGCACATAGAAAGTCACTTTTGTAGGCAGGGTGAGGGGAAGAAGCTGTGCTCTGTCTGTCGAGTGTCAGGGTGCAATCTAGGAGATGGGTGGGGGCACGCAGCCAACTTAGTTGCTGACCACTGAAGACAAGGTCTGTTAGGAAGTAGCTGTTCTAGCCCTGGGAAGGTAACGGCAGTAGACCAAGTGCAAGGCACCCTAGGAATTGCCTGAGGCAGAAAAAAAGCTGACCCCAGTTCTCCTTTACATTTCTTCCATCTTCCCAACAGGTCTTATGCCCTCCGTCCTGTGAGCCGATAAATTCTGACATGGAGCTGCCTCTCGAAATCACAGCCAGCTCCCCTGACCCAGCCCCAGGGACCCGCTCCATTGAGGAGGAGCTCCAAGAGGCCATCCAGAAAGCTCAGGTACGGTGGGGACAGGAGACACCATCCTTGAAGAATTACCCCTTTTTATTTCTCCAAGTGACTTTTTACTACTTCCGCAGCTGATTTCACATATCACAAAGTTCACATGGTGGATATGTGAGGACTTTAGGTCAGACATGCGCCTGGAATTCTGTACTGGGAACTCAGTTCCCAGGTGTGCAGGaacctgattcagattgggaccacagtgcaggggggaaatgggcaaTCCCTCCCCAACACtggcattttcctgacctgaagcaGCCCCTGGGAGCTGCTGTTTCCCCtgttgtgggcggggggggggggagggaattgcaTGTCATTCCTTAGGACTGACAGCTCAAGCATCCCACATTTTAAGAAGTTTAACAAGCCACCCCCAAAACAGCAAGAATAAGTTCAAGATATGAGTAATGGCTTActaggggcaaatccacatgccctcggcacatcccggtgttgcgctaaatgttcgctaaacacccagaagtatagcgtctttctagcgtgatttctgaaatcgcactagaaagacgctatacttccgggtgtttagtgaatatttagcgcaatgctgggacgctccgagggcgtgtggatttgccctaggAATAAGGGCTGTCCCTGATAAACAGGGACAGTGGAAATGCACATGGATGTTATCAGATCACTGTTTCCTAGAGTGTTTATCCACCATAGAGAGGAAGACTGTTCTTTTCCTGTATGCCCCCTACTCTGCTTTCAGAAGAGGAaatctttcttcctctctgtGATGGACAGAAGCCTTCTGCTCTTGGACAACTCTACATGATTTCATGGAGCTGAATCAACTCTGAAGGGAATCTTTGTCCAGTGCAGAAAGCTTGTGTGAACTAGGCACAGACCTCGGCATATCAAATGCAACTGGCTTTGCAGTTTACAAGGAAAGCCTGTGTGACCCCAGCACCCTATTCCCTATCCCTCTTAAAAGGCATGGGAGTCCTGCTtgggaggtgggtgggcaggGGACTGCAGTACTATCAGAAATGGGAGCTATTCCTTCACTTGTGGTTAATGTCTTCAAAAAGAAAGCAAGGCTTTCTTTGTTTGTATAATTTTTGTTTTCCTCTGATGTTAAGCCATCTTGTGGATCCTGATGGATGGGAAAGCCAGGCCAGAAATAtgtgaaataaacaaatacaaatgGTGGCtgttctttccccttctctttgtgTAGCTGGTGCCAAGCCAATCCATTGAAGACATCTTAGAAGAACCCCTGATTTGTTCAGGTGAGGAAATGGGTTCCGGAACCCCACTGTACCCTCAGGGGGCGCCCTTCCATCCGAACTAGCTGCTCCTTAGCAGAGAGGTTGGGCTGCTGGGGAATGAGGACAGTGGTCGCTGGGCTTTCTAGACTGTTAGGTGCTCGGGCTGGCTGGCTCCAAAATCAGTCTCTGCCTTAGGAGCATAACACATATGTACACTCGTTACACTGAGGGATCCATCATGGGATCTATCAATAAAAGCAGCAGTGAGGAGCAGAATTTCAATTTTGTCTGTGGTGATGGGGCAGGAAAGGGTTAATGCGTTTCTCCCCCATGCTGTTTCCCCCATAGAAATTGCCCCCCCGAGTTGCTTTTAATTTcagtggggggggagagaagtacAATACGGTTACCTGTCTTTTTCCCTTCCAAAGGGAAACAGCAGCTTGTGAAGGTCTTGTTTTTGCTGGGGAAATGGCACAGTGAGAAAGTGTTGATGACTTGCCACCCCGCAGTGTGGTTTTGACCCACCTCTTCCCCTGTGGCTGCATTTTAAGATCCTGTAACAAATTGGAAGACCCATTTAAGGATCCTCAGCATAATGTGTCATTTGGCTCTGCAAATTGTGGTGCCTAGTTGGTTGAGTGGTGAGAGGAAGGCCCTCTGTCTGTACTCCGTCTCCAAAGCATTGTCATTACATACAAATGTCCCAGTGCTAAGTCCTACCATCAGAGACAACTTGGGTGGCTATGGTGAGTGGGGCTCTGAGTGGGGTTCAGTATATGGGGATACCATGTCAATATACAACCTCTATTTTCCCCTCCTTTGCTTGTAGGTGACCTTCTTCAGGCACCTGCTTTGACCACACAGGTCCCGGATCATGTCACTCCATCACCCCTCATCCACCAAGAAGCATCGCCACCCAAGAAGCCCCGCCCTAGCAGTGAACCTCCTTTGGTGACCTCCACCATCTTTGATTTCCCCGGGCCGTATGATTTCCTCTCAACAGCTTCTTCCTCATCAGCATCTCTAGACTCACTGTCCTCAGTTTTCTCCCCTGACTCTCTGGAGATGCCCCCATCTCCTCCAGCTGTCTGGCAAGGGAGCGGGGCCCGTTCAGGATTTGACCCTGTGGATTGGCTAGAGGCCTTGACCTCAGGCTCTGCCTCAGGTCTGGGCTCCACTAGTCCTGttggcagcagtatcttctgCACGGACTTCTTCGATTCACCTGACCTCAGTGTCAACCACATGATAGACCTAATGGTAGAACAGTGGTAGATGAAACACAAGAAGGCTGTCTGCATACCCGAAGGCCtgaagagaaagggggaaaatccCCCTTCCATCCTGTAAGATCACAGCAGCATCGGGCAACTGTTGAATGGGCGAGAATGGCAGTGTTTTGGGTGGTCAACATCAATCATCATAGATGGTCTTGTTTCCATTAATGCCAAATCCAAATGCTCCCTTGGAAGAATAAAGTCACTGACCTTTGGGCAGGGTCAATGCCATGCCTCATTTTGAATGGCCAGGCAATCCCAGAAGTCTTTGTGGTTTTCACTGATGTGGCGGCCGTGAGATAGTTTAATCTAATATTTGGGAGGATAAGAATTAGCCAGCTGCATTGGACGGGGGAAATCATGATTTACGATCGCATCGTCTTCAACAAGCCATCACAGATGAAAACATAGTGTGATGGCAACCCTTGACATTATGAAGTGATTGAATGAAGGTATGGAGTAGCACCAGTTCTGGAAGCTATCATGGCTGGAATCAACAATTGACATCTGAATTCTTTAACAACTTTAGACGCTGTCTTGGATTAAAGCTTTGGCATATGGGCTGTGCTGATTCTACTTTCTACCTTGGGCCTTTCATGTCTGCACCCTTTCGATTGAAGAAGTCATTAACAGACTGGGAAATGCTGTGGTCCAAGATAATGGCATCTTCAGTGGGCCATCTTGGTTTGGTGGAACCGTGAGGACGACATCAGCTAGGTGAACATCTGGGCTGTCCCTCTTGATGCACTGTAACTGAGGACAAGAGTTGGAGATTCTTCCCTTGGCTGGGGCATGTGCTATCTTGTTTAATTAAACTAGACAGAAGAAGGAAAGTGCCAACATTAAAACCAATTAGGATTGTGCCATCTCAAACCCACTAGGGGAACAAAGAAAGAACTACAATTTCCAGGGGTCACCTTGACTGGAGTGTACCTTCTGTGGCAACTTTGTGTTATCTTGTGTGCAGAGGAATACCTTCTGTATTAGGGACTGTACCATCTACCATAGCTGGCCAAAAAGTGATGCAGTCCAAAGACAGGTGCCACCTTTGAAGTCTCATGCCaatttaacttttaaaattttcttaTTATTTTTACTTTTGGTGTTAACATTGGAGGGAACGTATGGGCACACCTAATGCATATACATATGACTCCAAACCATTCTTTGGACTgagggttggtggtggggcagCTTCCTAAGGGAGCTGGACTGGGAGGACACCATGTTCACAGGGAGACAGCTGCAGTGTGTCGTGTCCAAGCAGCCAAAGGTTGCTGGAAGATTTAGACCAGTGGGGTTATGGCAGGTTTGGGACACAGTTTGTGTAACTCCATAGCTCATGCTAGGTGAAAACTGGAACATATCTAATAAAGATTTAGTGGTTTAATCATAGACATTCTCTCATGCTACTCCCTGAGAGCCCTGGGAACTGTAGTAAGCGGGGATGGGGTTAGGGATCTCTAATAGAGAATTTCCATCACTCTCCCCTGACTACAATTCTGAGGATTCTTTAGGGAAAGTTAAGTCAGTAAAGCTGACTTATAAAACCACAGGTTTATAGTGTAGATATGCTCACATAATATCTTAGTAGCTACCCTCTCAAATTAATGAGCAGTTTGGACATACATAAATACAGAAGCCATTCAGCTTTGGAAGCTGCATTCCCTGTTCTTGTCCCATGTACAATTTTAAGGACTGCACTCAGAGGAGACAAATGAGAGCAGGACGGCGCAGAGCACTGGGTAGCTGGGTCATCACgaagcatcctccctctccccagagcagttttcaaacgtgatttcatttgttttaaaaagaataatCAGGCATGTATGATTGTTTAAATATATAACCAATCAAAGACCAAAAAGAGGGTGGGGAgagatggctctgcttcagctcctTCCCTCATGCTTCTGGATCACTTcttgtgtgtatggggggggagtTGTCGgtgtccatttccacactactcaccttcatctggaacactgtggaacgtcacgaaaaaaccacagaagatagcatcttctcgcacaagttttgcgcaacatcgcgcaaaacttgcgcgaaaAGACGCTAACTTCTGCGGTTTTTATGGATGTtctgcagcgttctggatgaaggtgagtagtgtggaaatggcctatgtgtcATTTGAAGGTCAGAGATGAAAGAAAGATATGCTCAATCCccaggggaaaaaaggggggcagcCCCTTTTTTATGTACATCTGACCAAGCTATATACAGAATACCTTCAAGAAAGGCTCACAGTGCTATGAACCTGCTTGGAGATCTCTTTTGTATGGGCCACTGTGTAGAATGTCAACAAATCAAGCACTGGTATGTCCTGTAGCCACTGGCCAGTAACTCTATCGCTGCTACCCCCTCCTGTTGGAGAATCTGTGTCTAAGATAGGAGGATTTCAATCTCAGGAACCTGAATACGAGGCATGGCAGTAGTAGTAAGGAGACTGGTGAgcaaacagcaaaatgaaaacaGTTGACTGCAAGGCACAATCTTTTGTGCCTGCTTGCTTCCCCTCCTGCTGCGAATAAGAGCATCCCACCAGTGAGAGTGAAGCAGCCTGGCCTGACTTTTGGGGTGTCTCATTGCCCAACAGGAGGAAGTGCGTTTATCAGAGTACTCAGGCAGTGGCTGCAGAGTATGCCAGTGTTGAATTAGTTGATATGCTGTCATCACTTGCACATGAAAAAGAGCGTTCAGAGCATGTTCGAAGCACTGGCATCCCTTTGCCAAAATCTGAACACAAATAGtaggtcccccccacccccacaatacTTCACTTCTGCACTGCCCACACAGTTTAATCCCGTTGACTTGGCAGTGTGGATAGTACAAAAGGGAAGTACTTGAGTGTCGGAGTAGCCAAGAGTGTAGGTGCAAACGCAGCCTTCCAGCATGTGCTGTTGTGGCTTGAGGGCTGGTGCACATGAACTCTCAGCTCATGACTCTTTCCCCCTGCCTGTTATAGCTCCCTGATTACGGTGAACCAAGCTGAGAAGATCGCTGTCAGCATGCAAAAGTTGTAAGTCCTCAAATTAGCCCCCTGACTCATTCTCCAGTTTGTTGTTTGTAAACAAGGGGCTGCCACAGAAAGAATCAACAG encodes the following:
- the MAMSTR gene encoding MEF2-activating motif and SAP domain-containing transcriptional regulator isoform X2 codes for the protein MTLLASERSMLIRSKFRSVLQLRMQHRRSQEQLSERHLLPALNKPLTTFSQPNGTQGQNKAKDLAKLKALPRPHKNSTAKGQLAEVSPGNPSELQDKKARLAEDLSEKILHRPGPLELVKKNILPLDPGIKEAMTEAAPAVPDSFTFEEDLSSSSSSSSPCFTLSPGNALGNPSTTLSGAAFQLELPPILADQQPVVLSSTPESEFPLQGESPLAKPSISLLKVPPKVPEARKPPRPKKVKEPRPKVKKLKYHQYMPPDQKGEQVPVPMDAAYARLLQQQQVFLQLQILNQQQQPTPTSPATFCVQTLHTVPASAPEHLLSFPGTSTPPSGPPPPPPPLPLPSPSTPTSPSPPKPELLPANLEELTVSELRQQLRKRGLPVSGTKPALLERLKPYQVARAKPPPVPLSSTRLASSDLDEEAQVLQDKQRVTENLALKLHREQKHHDNDLQVELEMHKRIKNRRKGGLPSPGQQGAPPPYIAKRECTKEGGGREDSFMVLCPPSCEPINSDMELPLEITASSPDPAPGTRSIEEELQEAIQKAQLVPSQSIEDILEEPLICSGDLLQAPALTTQVPDHVTPSPLIHQEASPPKKPRPSSEPPLVTSTIFDFPGPYDFLSTASSSSASLDSLSSVFSPDSLEMPPSPPAVWQGSGARSGFDPVDWLEALTSGSASGLGSTSPVGSSIFCTDFFDSPDLSVNHMIDLMVEQW
- the MAMSTR gene encoding MEF2-activating motif and SAP domain-containing transcriptional regulator isoform X1, whose amino-acid sequence is MTLLASERSMLIRSKFRSVLQLRMQHRRSQEQLSERHLLPALNKPLTTFSQPNGTQGQNKAKDLAKLKALPRPHKNSTAKGQLAEVSPGNPSELQDKKARLAEDLSEKILHRPGPLELVKKNILPLDPGIKEAMTEAAPAVPDSFTFEEDLSSSSSSSSPCFTLSPGNALGNPSTTLSGAAFQLELPPILADQQPVVLSSTPESEFPLQGESPLAKPSISLLKVPPKVPEARKPPRPKKVKEPRPKVKKLKYHQYMPPDQKGEQVPVPMDAAYARLLQQQQVFLQLQILNQQQQPTPTSPATFCVQTLHTVPASSAPEHLLSFPGTSTPPSGPPPPPPPLPLPSPSTPTSPSPPKPELLPANLEELTVSELRQQLRKRGLPVSGTKPALLERLKPYQVARAKPPPVPLSSTRLASSDLDEEAQVLQDKQRVTENLALKLHREQKHHDNDLQVELEMHKRIKNRRKGGLPSPGQQGAPPPYIAKRECTKEGGGREDSFMVLCPPSCEPINSDMELPLEITASSPDPAPGTRSIEEELQEAIQKAQLVPSQSIEDILEEPLICSGDLLQAPALTTQVPDHVTPSPLIHQEASPPKKPRPSSEPPLVTSTIFDFPGPYDFLSTASSSSASLDSLSSVFSPDSLEMPPSPPAVWQGSGARSGFDPVDWLEALTSGSASGLGSTSPVGSSIFCTDFFDSPDLSVNHMIDLMVEQW
- the MAMSTR gene encoding MEF2-activating motif and SAP domain-containing transcriptional regulator isoform X3; the encoded protein is MTLLASERSMLIRSKFRSVLQLRMQHRRSQEQLSERHLLPALNKPLTTFSQPNGTQGQNKAKDLAKLKALPRPHKNSTAKGQLAEVSPGNPSELQDKKARLAEDLSEKILHRPGPLELVKKNILPLDPGIKEAMTEAAPAVPDSFTFEEDLSSSSSSSSPCFTLSPGNALGNPSTTLSGAAFQVPPKVPEARKPPRPKKVKEPRPKVKKLKYHQYMPPDQKGEQVPVPMDAAYARLLQQQQVFLQLQILNQQQQPTPTSPATFCVQTLHTVPASSAPEHLLSFPGTSTPPSGPPPPPPPLPLPSPSTPTSPSPPKPELLPANLEELTVSELRQQLRKRGLPVSGTKPALLERLKPYQVARAKPPPVPLSSTRLASSDLDEEAQVLQDKQRVTENLALKLHREQKHHDNDLQVELEMHKRIKNRRKGGLPSPGQQGAPPPYIAKRECTKEGGGREDSFMVLCPPSCEPINSDMELPLEITASSPDPAPGTRSIEEELQEAIQKAQLVPSQSIEDILEEPLICSGDLLQAPALTTQVPDHVTPSPLIHQEASPPKKPRPSSEPPLVTSTIFDFPGPYDFLSTASSSSASLDSLSSVFSPDSLEMPPSPPAVWQGSGARSGFDPVDWLEALTSGSASGLGSTSPVGSSIFCTDFFDSPDLSVNHMIDLMVEQW